Proteins found in one Plasmodium gaboni strain SY75 chromosome 13, whole genome shotgun sequence genomic segment:
- a CDS encoding hypothetical protein (conserved Plasmodium protein, unknown function), whose translation MSTNLNEEKCIEGDDIKYEKPDTHKNFWKSFGLNNEAGKLLYHLYGESNKIKPHILSSKHDGDKNKNDKKKEDTKLNTLYRKPQIHYPSLKKKTVKENQIDTIKHRKPLSKILEETQNYECIKDMPISIGINRETEKNKLHNIFVEEKCLMVPPSCAPMILTQEEKKEIIEKAQQRYIYINEENKSREEKHVQALRNYKIELIQELNEKRKLLQEIINEDNNIQGNHSINQGDKRISNKENNYNIIQIKHDIEQCQKNIKKIEDNLNTYE comes from the exons ATGAGTACTAATTTAAACGAAGAAAAATGCATAGAAGGAGACGATATAAAGTATGAGAAACCTGATACTCACAAAAATTTTTGGAAGTCCTTTGGCTTAAATAATGAAGCAGGTAAGTTATTATACCACTTATATGGAGaaagtaataaaataaaaccACACATTTTAAGTTCTAAACATGATGGAgataaaaacaaaaatgataaaaagAAGGAAGATACAAAATTAAATACGTTATATAGAAAGCCTCAAATACATTATCCATCCTTAAAAA AAAAGACGGTGAAAGAAAATCAAATCGACACTATAAAGCATAGAAAGCCCTTGTCAAAAATTTTAGAGGAGACACAAAATTATGAATGCATAAAAGATATGCCTATATCAATTGGTATTAATAGAGAAACTGAGAAGAACAAATTACATAACATTTTTGTAGAGGAAAAATGTCTTATGGTACCTCCAAGTTGTGCTCCGATGATTTTAACacaagaagaaaaaaaagaaattattgAAAAAGCTCAAcaaagatatatttatataaatgaagaaaataaatcTAGAGAAGAGAAACATGTGCAAGCATTAAGAAATTATAAGATAGAATTAATACAAgaattaaatgaaaagagaaaattattacaagagataataaatgaagataataatattcaaGGCAATCATTCTATAAATCAAGGTGATAAAAGAATAtcaaataaagaaaataattataatattattcaaattaAACATGATATAGAACAATgtcaaaaaaatataaaaaaaattgaagataatttaaatacatacgaataa